CCCGCTGCCGCTCACCCCGGTCACACAGGTGAAACAGCCCACCGGGAACGAGACATCGATGCCGCGCAGGTTGTTGAGCCGCGCCCCGCGCAGGGTGATAAAGCGTTTTGTGGGCCGCGCCCGTCGCACGGCGGACGCCTCCGGAGCGGCCAGCCAGCGTCCGGTGGGGGTGTCGGCCCCGGCCAGGCCCGCGGCGGGGCCGTTGTACAGCACAGTCCCCCCCTGCTCACCCGCGCCCGGCCCCAGCTCGACCAAATGAGCGGCGGCCTCGATCACGCTGCGGTCGTGCTCCACCACCAGAAGGCTGTTGCCCGCGGCCACCAGCTCGCGCAGCACGCTGATGAGCCTCTCGGTGTCGCGCGGGTGCAGCCCGATAGTGGGCTCATCCAGCACGTACAGGGTGTCGGTCAGGCCGCTGCCCAGCAGGCGCGTGAGCATGATCCGCTGGTACTCGCCCCCGGAGAGGGTGCGGGTCATGCGGCCCAGGCTCAGGTAGCCCAGACCGACCCGGCGCATGAAATCCAGCCGCTGGACGATCTCGCGCACCAGCTCGCCCGCGGCGGCCAGCCGGTTGGACGGCAGCCGGGCGGGAAGGCTTGCGATAAATCGTCCCAGGCAGTCCACATCCTCGGCCAGCAGCTCGCCGAAAGTGCGGCCCTCCACGCGCACGCAGCCGGCCTCCGGGCGCAGCCGCGAGCCGCCGCAGGCGGGGCAGAGCCGCTCGCTCTGGTAGGAGCGCAGGAAAAAGCGGATGTACTGCTTGTATTTCTTGGCCTCCAGCTTGCGCAGGAACGGCAGCACGCCCTCGAACCAGCCCTCGCCCTCCAGCAGCGCCTTTCTCTGCGTCTCGGGCAGGCTGTCCCAGCGCGCGTGCATGTCGATCACGCTCTCCAGGCAGAAAGTGCGCAGGGCCTCGCGGCGGCCCTCGTAGCGTGGCTTGGCCCAGGGGTCGAGCGCGCCCTCGGTTAGGGAGCGCGAGCGGTCGGGCACAATCAGGCCGAGGTCGTAGTCCAGCAGGTTGCCGAAACCCCGGCAGAGCGGGCAGGCGCCATAGGGGTTGTTGAACGAGAACAGGTTATGGGTCGGCTCGGGGAAGTTGCGGTCGCAGGCGGCGCAGTGGTAGTGTGCGCTGAACCGCAGCGGCTCGGCCTGCCCCTCAACGATCACCGCGGCCCGTCCCTCGCCGTGATGGTACGCCTGGCGCAGGGCCTCGTCCAGACGGCCGCGGGAGGCGGCCTCCAGGCGCAGACGGTCCACCGCCACGAGCAGCGGCTCCTCCGGGGCCAGGCCCTCCAGGGCCGACTGCTCATCCAGGCGCAGATATTCCAGGCCGTCCCCGCGCCAGGCGTGGATGAAACCCAGGGCCAGAAGGCTCTCGCGCAGAGCGGCGGGGTTCACCTGCGCCGAGCGCGGCGGGGCGAACGCCACCGTGGCCGCCCCGCCCGGGTGCCCGGCCAGAATGCGGTCCGAGACCGCATCCGGCGTGTCCGGGACCACCGCGTTCCCGCAGCCGGGGCAGTAAGTTATCCCGGCGCGCGAGAACAGCAGGCGCATATAATCCAGGATCTCGGTGATAGTGCCGACCGTGGAACGGGAGGTATTGACCGGGTTGCGCTGCTCCACGGCCACCGCCGGGCTGAGGCCCTCAATGCGGTCGAAATCAGGCCGCGGAATGCGTTCCATGAATTGCAGGACATAGGTGGGCAGGGTTTCGAGGAAACGGCGGCGGCTCTCCTGGTACAGGGTGTCGAACACGAGCGAGCTCTTGCCCGAGCCCGAGACCCCGGTCACCACGACCAGGCTGCCGCGCGGCAGCTCCAGGTCGATATTCTTCAGGTTGTTCTGGCGTGCGCCCGTGACTGTGATGCGGTCCAAGTTGTCCGTCCGTGCCGGTTCGTAGTGAGGCGGTTTGCGGCCCCGCCTGAGAGGCTAACGGGACGGGCTGAGCAGGATCAGCGCTTCCTCGATCCGCCGCAGGTCCACGGTGGTGTTCTTGCAGGGTCCCTCGGGACGGCAGTTGGGCACGGCGAAAGTGGGGATCACCGGGGCGACATCCTGCAGCCCGGCCACCAGGTCGCGCTCGCAGG
This genomic stretch from bacterium harbors:
- the uvrA gene encoding excinuclease ABC subunit UvrA; this translates as MDRITVTGARQNNLKNIDLELPRGSLVVVTGVSGSGKSSLVFDTLYQESRRRFLETLPTYVLQFMERIPRPDFDRIEGLSPAVAVEQRNPVNTSRSTVGTITEILDYMRLLFSRAGITYCPGCGNAVVPDTPDAVSDRILAGHPGGAATVAFAPPRSAQVNPAALRESLLALGFIHAWRGDGLEYLRLDEQSALEGLAPEEPLLVAVDRLRLEAASRGRLDEALRQAYHHGEGRAAVIVEGQAEPLRFSAHYHCAACDRNFPEPTHNLFSFNNPYGACPLCRGFGNLLDYDLGLIVPDRSRSLTEGALDPWAKPRYEGRREALRTFCLESVIDMHARWDSLPETQRKALLEGEGWFEGVLPFLRKLEAKKYKQYIRFFLRSYQSERLCPACGGSRLRPEAGCVRVEGRTFGELLAEDVDCLGRFIASLPARLPSNRLAAAGELVREIVQRLDFMRRVGLGYLSLGRMTRTLSGGEYQRIMLTRLLGSGLTDTLYVLDEPTIGLHPRDTERLISVLRELVAAGNSLLVVEHDRSVIEAAAHLVELGPGAGEQGGTVLYNGPAAGLAGADTPTGRWLAAPEASAVRRARPTKRFITLRGARLNNLRGIDVSFPVGCFTCVTGVSGSGKSSLVTGLLYPALDAALDRSAQTAAPLFLDCLEQPHYLSGVTLVDQSPIGRTPRSNPVTYVKAYDEIRKLFAGTKQAQSLGLTAGDFSFNTAGGRCETCGGAGYERIEMQFMADIFVPCETCGGKRFSPRVLRVKYNGATLDRVLEMTVNEAIEFFGAETGIGKPLWVLQSVGLGYLRLGQSATTLSGGESQRLKIARQLCEPASASRGRGRMYILDEPTTGLHHQDTQRLLRVLDRLVDSGHSLVLIEHNPEVMLRADWIVDLGPEGGGEGGELLVQGNPRQVAACERSRTGAVLRGILGSRIAPAFEPGD